CGTCGGGGTCGAGGTAGTGGAGCGTGACGTGCGGGTTGGCGATGGCGGTCTGGTTCAGGTACTCGTCGACGCTGCCGCGGCCGCGGACGAATTTGGCCTCGAGCTCGATGGTCACCCGCGTGCCGTGCGGCTGGTCGACCCACTCGATGCCGTGCTTCTCGATGTACGTGGCGCCCTTCTCGCCCGGCGGGATGTCGACGCCGTCGCCCTTGCCGTTGAGGATCTTGGGCTCGTTCTTCTTGGTGTCGATCTGGATCTCGTAGTAGTGGGCCGGCTTGCGGACCGAGACCTTCGAGATGATCTTCACCGGCTTGCCGGTGGTCTGCACGCCGTACATGCCGGCGGCGCTGATGCCGATGCCCTGCTGGCCGCGGCTCTGCCGCAGGCGGTGGAACTTGCTGCCGTACAGCAGCTTGCCGAAGATCAGCGGGATCTGCTTCTTGAGGATGCCGGGGCCGTTGTCCTGGATGCCAACCTTGTAGCGGTTGGCCGAGGTGGCCTCGATGTGGACCCAGATCTCCGGCAGGATGCCGGCCTCCTCGCACGCGTCCAGCGAGTTGTCCACCGCCTCCTTGACGGTCGTCAGCAACGCCTTGCGGGGGTTGTCGAACCCCAGCAGGTGGCGGTTCTTGGCGAAAAACTCACTGACCGAGATCTCTTTCTGCGCAGCGGCCATCGCGGTAGCGTTGGACCGTCGCTTCGCACCACTCTTCGCCAAGACGCTGACTCCCATGTTGGGGTGAGGATTTCTGACCGCGGATTCTCTGCTGTCGGGCGGCGGGCCGCGGGGGCCTCAGTCCGATCCCCGCAATCCCTGGGTTTGGCAAACCCTGACGGTCGCGACGATTATAGCCCCGCCTAGGCCCCCCTCCCAGGCGGCCGCCGGCCGTACCGGTGTTAAGAGACGCACGACTGTTACGGCTGGCGCGAAAAGTCTCACCGGAAAAACCGGGCCTGCCGATCCCACCGTCTAGCAAATCATCAGCGGACGGCCGGGGCGACCAATCGGGGGACGCCGACGGCGCCCACCACGCCCGCTGCCCGCACCACCGCCGATCCATCCGGATCAAGGAGGCCCTCATGAAGCGACGCCCCGCCAAGATCCTGGCAACCGCCGCCGTGCTGACCGCCGTGTGGCACTGCCTGCCGCTGAACAGCCAGCAGGCGCAGGCCGGCTACGGCTGGGAAGGCCAGCGCCGGATCAGCCACCAGGACCCCAACGACCTGTTCTACAACTACTACGCCGCGCCCGGCCCCGGCGGGACCGCGGCCGAGCTGTACGTGTCGCCGCTGCCGGTGCCGCACCACGTCGGCCACACCTACAACACCTACCAGCCGTTCTACCCGCACGAGTTCATGTACGGGCACCAGCGGACCTACCACACGCACCACCCGGGCGCCGGCTGGACGCAGACCAACGTGCGGTACAACACCGGCGGCGGCAAGCTGAAGTTCATGTACTACCGGCTGAAGTACTAGCCGCCGTTGCGACCACGCCAAACTAACGCCCTCGCAAGTCAGGAGGCTCTGATGCCCCGAGTCAAGATAATGGCGGCCGCGGTGATCGTGTCCGCGGTCGCGGCGACCAGCTGCGAAGCGGTCGCGCCCTATATGTGGGCCACGCGGTACCGCGCCCCCACCTACACCTGGAACCAGAACTACGCCCACGTGCAGTACGGCCAGCCGGTCGCGGTGCCGCTCCCGCCCACCGTGCAGATGCAGACCAACTGGGGTTGGGGCGTCGGCAGCACGCGGATCTCGCGCGTCGACCACCAGTTCGGCCGCGACTACCCGGGCGCCGGCCCGCACGGCGGCCCGTTCATGAAGCAGCCCTACTGGCCACAGAACACCAACCAGTTTGGCGCGTACTACGTCCGCAGCCCCTGGTGATGTAGGACGCGTGCAGCACACGCCCGGCGGGCGGACCATTTCCCCCTGGTCTCCGTCCCGTCGGGCAGCGGTAGCCCTGGTCGCTTGCGGCCGGGGCTATTTTTTTGCGCCCTGGCCGAGCTCTCGCTGCAGCCGTGTACGAAGCTCCGCCTGAGCTGCCAATTTGGGCGGCGGGTACAGCGCCGCGGTGAGTGACAACAGCTTACGGGCCTCGTCGCGGCGGCCGAGCTGGGCGAGCAGCTCGATCCGCGCCAGCCGGGCCTCGTGCCACCCCTGGCTGCCTGGCTGCTGCCGGGACTCGACGCGGCGCCACAGGCGGACCGCTCGCCGGCGGCTGTCGGCGTCGGTCTTGCCCGCGAGCGCCAGCGCCGAAAGTCGATCGTAGTCCGGGCCGGCGCGGCTCTCTTCGTCCAGCGAAGCCAACAGCTCCTGAGCCGCCTCGTGCTCCCCGCTCGCGGCGAGGGCGGCCGCCCTGCCCCGCCGCAGCCAGCCGGGGGCGTCATCCCGCGAGGCGTCGCGGGTGGCCGTTAGCAGCAGCTTGGCCGCGGACTCATCTGCGGACGATTCGCGGAGTCTAGCTTCGAGAAACCCCACGAGCCTCCGCAGGGCCGGCGAATTGTCGGCCGGCAGATCCGCTGCGGCGGCCGCCGCCTGCTCGGGGTGACCAGCCGCCACGGCGGCTTCCACCAGCAGCGGCACAGCGACCGAACGCCACTGCGCGTCCGACGCGGGCCGGCCCGACACGGCGGCGGCCAGCAGCCGGTAAGGGTACTGCGGCCCGGCGTCGCCGTATGCGAGATGGATGCGAGCCAGGCCGAGCGCAGCCGCCCGCTGGTGCGGGGTCCACTCGTCCGGCCAACGGTTGTCGTCTCCCGTGATGGAAGGCTGCAACTGGCCCGTTGCGCGGCGTAGCAGCTCGGCGGCGTCGCCCTGGCGCCTCACGCCAATCACCGCGTCCGCGTACAGGCCCGCGGCGTCTGGGAAGCGGGGATCGTCGACCGCGACCGACTCGAGCATCGGGAGCAGTTCCGCCCACCGCCGCTGCGACGCGAGCCAGCTGATCAGCCGGCCCTCTATCGCCGGAGTCGACTTGGCGTCGGGCCAGTTGTCGATGTGCTCGCGGAGCGCTTCCTCGTAGGACTGGGGGTCAGCGTCGGCGGACTTGGCCAGGCACGCGATCGCCGCGCGGTGCGTGGCGCCCGCGTCGGGGTGCGTCCCATTGGCGATAGCCAACCGCCGCAACCGCTGCCCGGCTTCGGCTTCCTCGCCGACCGACTGCAGGATTGCCGCGGCGGTGCGCGACAGCTCGAACGCCCGGCCGGAGGCGCCTTCGGTGAACGCCAGCGCGCTGGCCTGGTCGTACTTGGCGACCGCCTGCTTGGGGCGCTTGCCGCGGTACAGCTTCTCCGCATCAGACACGAGAATCTCGACCCGAACCGACGCGGCGTCCTCCGCCCACGCGGCCGCCGCCGTTAACAGCACAACGAGTACGCAACGTGTCACCGGGAGCCGATCCATCCTTGCTAGTCCACCGAGGCCGCGAACTTGACATCCGTAAAGCCCGCGGAGCGGGCGGCGTCGAACCCGTCGATCACCCGGCCGAGCTGAACCCGGCGGTCGGGATCGATCACCACCGGCAGGGACGAATCGATGCCCGCCAGCTGGGCGAGGAGATCACGCAGGCGTTGGTCGGTGGGGCAGTCGGCCTCGTTGACCCGCCACGCGACGGCGTCGCCGACCAGCTTGGCGTGGATCACGACCCGCTCCAACTGGGGCTGCTCTTCCGGCGGCGCGTCAATGCTGCCGGCGCCGGAGATCAGCAGGTCGCCGGGCAGCAGGGCCTCGACCGGCTGGAAGCTGGCGGTGCACACGAAGAAGATCAGCAGCAGGAACACGACGTCGATCATCGGCGTCATCGACGCGCCGAGCGTGGGCTGGCTGTGCGTGGCGGGGCGCCAGGAGGTTCGCATCGCTACTGGCGCTCCTCGCGGACGGCGAAGCGGATGTTCCAGACGTTCGCCTTGGCGCACGCGGCCAGCACCGGCTCTACGTCGCCGTACGGCACGGTGCGGTCGGAGCGGAGCCGGACCTCGAGCGGCGACGGCTGCCGCTCGACCTCGCGGCCAAGCCGTTCGGTCAGCTCGGCGATTGGCGTCGGAACGCCCGCGAGAGACACCTCGCCGGTGGGCAGCAGGTTGAGGGTCAGCACCCGCGCGGACGACTCGGTCGACAGCTCGCCGGTAGCCGCGTCGGGGAGGTCGAGCTCGAGCTGCTGCTCCTGCCGGGCTAGGTGGCTGCTGACCAGGAAGAAAATAATCAAGAGGAACACAACGTCGATCAGCGGCGTCATGTTCATGCTGACCGTCTCATTGTCGCGGCGGTAGCGGAGCATAGGACGCGGGGCCGCTCTTTGGCGGCCGGCAGTAAGCAAGGGGCGGACCCGCCCCAGCCTAACGCACCGGTCAGGCCGTGGCTACGCGGAGCATCCGTGCGGGCGAGCTCTACTCCGTCACCCCGAGGGGTGGCGACTGGCTCATCGCCACGCGTGCGACACGCCGCTCGGTCTGCCCAGCCACGTACAGGTTGCCCTCGCTGTACTGGATGTCGCTCAGCGTTCGGCGGTTGCGGGCGTCGGAGGCGAGCTGCTCGAAATCGACCAGCAAGGCCGGTCGGCCGCCGACCTGGCCCCACTGGAGCGGCAGGCCCGCCTGGGCGAGCAGCGGGCGTGAGACCTCGACGATCCGGCTGGTCGGCAGCGGCACCGCCCCGATGCGGGTGTCGGAGAGCTCGATGCCGAGCTCGCCGTCCTCGGTGACGAAGGGGGCGACGTGGAACCGCACAACGGCGTTCACCCGACCGCGATTCATCCGGAAGGCGAGCGTCAGCCCGTCGTCGGCGAACATCACGCGGGGGTCGACCAGGCCCTGCTCGGCGGCCTCCGGCAGCTCTTCCTGCAGCCGGGTCGCTAGCCAGCCGTTGATCTGGTCGTCGGTGACCGCGGCCTCCCACTTGCGGGGCCGCGGCTCTGCGGGCGTAGCGTCTTGGGCGGCTTGGCTGTAGAGCGCGGTGAGCTGGCCCTCCAACTCTTTGCGCTGCTCGTCGAGCTGCTCCTGGTCGACTTCGAGGGCCGCCCGGTAGTCTTCGGGCAGCATCGTCGCGGCGCGGTAGACGCCGTACCCAGCAGCGCCGGCGACGACCGCAATCCCCCCCAGGACAACCGCCGCCCAGCGTAGCCACCTAACCATGTGCCGCTCTCCTAAGATCGAGGGGGGGAGGAGTCGAGCCGGGGGAATGCTAGGATTCTGTGAAGATCCGGTCAATGCGGGCGCCGTTGACCAAACGCTACGGCGCCGGCGAGAATGCCTGCAAAATTGAAACCAGACGCAGCGTGTATCGCTCCCCGTCGCCGATTTATTGCAAAGAGACCCCTATGTCACAGGATGACGCCCCGTCGACCGACCCACTGGTCGCCCGCCGCCAGAAGCTAGCTGCTATCGCCGAATTGGGGATCGACCCCTGGGGCAGCCGACTGGACGACCACACGCCGATCGGCGACGTCCGCAGCCGAGCCGGCGAGATCCGGTACGCGTTCCCCGACGGGACCGAGGTCGACCTGCCGGACTTCTCCGCCCAGGACGACGACTTCAACTTCCGCAAATGGAAGGCCGACCGGAACGCAGAGCAGGACAACGCCCGCGGCGAGGTGGTCGGCCCGAAGTTCCGTGTGGCGGGCCGGGTGGTGCTGCACCGCAACAAGGGCAAGCTGCACTTCATCGACCTGCGGGACATGACTGGCGACATCCAGCTGATGGTCGGCCAGAAGCAGGTGGGCGACAGCTGGGCGGTCGTCGAGAACCTCGACCTGGGCGACCTGATCGCGGTGGACGGTTCGCTGGTGGTCACGAACACGGGCGAGCTGTCGATCGCGGCCGAGAAGGTCCACTTCCTGACCAAGAGCCTGGAGCCGCCGCCCGAGAAGCACCACGGCCTGACCGACCCCGAGATGCGGCAGCGCATGCGGTACGTCGATCTGGCGTACAACGACGGCGTGATGCAGCGATTCCTCAACCGCTCGAAGATCGTGCAGTCGGTCCGCAACACGCTGGCCGACCAGCGGTTCGTGGAGGTCGAGGGGCCTACGCTGCACTCGATCGCCGGCGGCGCCGCCGCGCGTCCGTTCACCACGCACCACAACGCCCTGGACATCGACCTGTTCATGCGGATCGCGCTGGAGCTGCACCTCAAGCGGCTGATGGTGGGCGGCATCGAGCGGGTGTATGAGCTGGGCCGCGTGTACCGCAACGAGGGGATCAGCCCCAAGCACAACCCCGAGTTCACGATGCTCGAGGTGTACCAGGCGTACGGCGACTACCGGTCGATGATGGACCTGACCGAGTCGATCATCGTCAACGCCATCAAGGCCGTGTCGACTGATGAGAAGCCCAACTACGAGCTGCCCTGGGGCGAGGAGTCGATCGACTTCACGCCCCCCTTCGCCCGCAAGACGTACGACGAGCTGTTCGAGCAGCACGCCGGCGTCGACCCGTCGAACGAGGGCGCCGTGGCCGACCTGGCCAGGAAGATCGGCTTCGACGTCGACGGCCGCCACCCGGACGTGGTCAAGAACGAGGTGTTCGAAGAGAAGGTCGAGGACGCGCTGATGGTGCCCACCTTCGTCATCGACTACCCGGCCAGCATCTGCCCGCTCACCAAGCGTAAGGCGGACAACCCGCAGGTGGCCGAGCGGTTCGAGCTGTTCATCCGCGGCATGGAGGTGGCCAACGCCTACACCGAGCTGAACGACCCGGACCTGCAGGAGGAGCTGTTCAAGAACCAGCTGGCGGGCCTGAGCGAGGAGGACAGCATGGCCAAGATGGACGACGACTTCATCCGCGCCCTCCGCCACGGCATGCCCCCGGCCGGCGGCCTGGGCATCGGCATCGACCGGCTGGTGATGTTGCTGACCAACAGCCAGACCATCCGCGACGTGATCTTGTTCCCGCTGTTGCGGCCGGAGAAGTGAGTCGGCTGACCTCGCTCTTCTCCCGTAGCCGACAGATTACATCTGTCGGAGGCGCCTGTGTGCAGTTGGCGAAGCGTGCTGGTGATTCACCGATGGATGTAATCCATCGGCTACGGGCAAGAACGCCAATTTTACTGGCCGCCACCCCCTCGCAACAGTAGACTGAAAGCCATGGACGCCAATCAACTGCCGCCGTTAACGCCTGATCAGCTCCATGCCCTGGCCGCTGGACACGGCGTGGCAGAATTTGTGGACCCGACAACCAACCGCGTCTACGTGGTGTCTGAGTCGGGGGGCACCATGGCGCTCGACGATGCCTATATCAAGCAGAAGCTTGACGAAGCAAGAGCCGACGCTAAGGCCGGACGATTCACCGAAGGCTTTGACGTAGAGAGCTTCCTCGCCGAAGCGCGTGAACGCCGAGGGGCGCGTTCCTAGTGGCGATGCTGCGGCGGACAGCTCGCTACACAGAAGACCTGCACGACGTGTGGGCATACATCGCCCGCGATAACCTCTTGGCGGCGGATCTAGTGATCCAGCAGATTGAAGCCAGGGTGACGCCGCTAGCAACCTACCCCGAACTTGGAGAGCAGCAGCCCCAGTTTGGCGATGAGGTGCGACGCATCACCATCGGCAGCTACCTGCTCTACTACGAGTACCATCCAGATGTCGTCACGGTACTACGCGTGCTCCACGCTGCGAGACGCATCGAGGATCTCGGCACCCAGTAGCTGCTAGCACCACCCCTCCACTTCTCTAGCGGCCGACGGCTCAGCCCGCTATCCTCCGCGGCCCAACCACTCCCGCGCAGCGGGATGATAGGCCAACAGCCGATAGCCAATAGCCGACCGCCCATGTACAAACTCCTGCTCTGCTGGCGTTACCTCCGCACACGCTACATCGCGTTGGCGTCGATCATCAGCGTGACGCTCGGCGTGGCGACTATGATTGTCGTGAACGCCGTGATGGCCGGCTTCAGCCACGAGATGCAGGACCGCATCCACGGCATCCTCAGCGACGTGGTCTTCGAGAGCCGCAACCTGGACGGCGCCCAGGACCCCGAGCAGCACATGGCCCGCATCCGTGAGGTGGCCGGCGAGTACATCGCCGGCATGAGCCCGACGGCGCACGTGCCGGCCGCCATGCAGTACTACGTCGGCGGGCAGCACCGCACGCAGCAGGTCAACCTGATCGGCATCGACCCCAAGAGCTACGCCACGGTCAGCGACTTCGGCCAGTACCTGCAGCACCCCGAGAACCGCGAAGAGCTGGACTTCGAACTGAAGGAGGGCGGCTACGACGTCCTCGACCACCAGACCGACGACCCCACCAAGGTGCAGCCGCGCGAGGACATGCGCCGCGCCGGCTGGGAGCACCGCCGGCTGATGGCCCAGTACCGCCAGCCGGTCGTGGCGCCGCCATCGTACGCGTCGGAGAAAAAAGAAGCCGCGGAGGACGCCGACGCCGCTCCGCTTCCTGCCGACCCGTTCGCCAACAGCACCAGCAGCCAGCAGAGCGTGTTCGACCCGGCCAAGGAGACCCACACCGGCTGCGTGCCGGGCATCTCGCTCTGCTCGTTCCGCAACACGGCCGGGGTGGACCAGTTCTTCTGCGTGCCGGGCGACGACGTGACCATCATGTTCCCGTCCGCGGGGCAGAAGCCGGAGCCGCGGTCGGCGAAGCTGACGATCACCGACTTCTACGAGAGCAAGATGCAGGAGTACGACCAGTCGTTCGTGTTCCTGCCGCTCGACCAGATGCAGCAGATGCGCGGCCTGGTCGACCCGATCACCAAGGTCGCCAACTTCAATTCGATCCAGATCCGCCTGAAGGAGGGCGTCGAGCCCGCCATGGTGCGGGACCTGCTCCGCAACTCTTTCCCAGAGCAGTTCTACGTGGTCAGCACCTGGCAGGACAAGCAGGGCGCGCTGCTGGCCGCCGTGCAGATGGAAACAATGGTCCTCAACGTGCTGCTGTTCCTGATCATCGCGGTGGCCGGGTTCGGCATCCTGGCGATCTTCCTGATGATTGTCGTCGAGAAGACGCGTGACATCGGCATCCTGAAGAGCCTCGGCGCCAGCGGCAACGGCGTGATGGGCATCTTCCTCAGCTACGGGCTGACGCTCGGCGCCGTGGGCGCGGGGATCGGCGTGGTTGGCGGACTATTGTTTGTCGACCAGATCAACGAGATCGCCGACGTGCTCGGCTGGCTGACCGGCACGCCGGTGTTCGACCCGTCGGTCTACTACTTCTACAAGATCCCGGCGATCGTCGAGCCGGTCACCGTGGCGTCGGTCGCCGCCGGCGCGATGCTGATCGCCGTGCTGGCCAGCGTGCTGCCCGCGTGGCGGGCGGCGTCGCTGCACCCGGTGCAGGCCCTGCGCTGGGAGTAGCCAATGTACCCCCGGTTCTCCGAACCGGGAGTTATTACCCGTTTCGGAGAAACGGGCGTACTATCCGACACCCGCCACAAACTGCCATGCCAACCTCCAGCCCGACGCTCGCCGACTTCCTGCCGACTGCCGACGCGCAAGCGCCCAAGCCGCGGCCCGCATCAACCGCGCCGGTGCTGCTCTCCTCGCACGACCTGTACCGCACCTATCAGAAGGGCGACGTCAAGACGCCCGTCCTCCAGGGCGTGGACTTCGAGGTGCGTAGGGGCGAGTTCGTGGCGATCGTCGGCCAGTCCGGCAGCGGCAAGAGCACGCTGCTGCACCTGCTCGCCACGCTCGACCGGCCCGACGCGGGCGAGGTCCGCTTCGAGGGCAACCGCATCGACAACCTCGGCGGCGACGGCAAGAACATCCTCCGCAACCGGCACATCGGCATGATCTTCCAGGCGTACCACCTGGTGCCGGAGCTGACCGCGATCGAGAACGTGCTGTCGCCGGCGATGATCCGCTACAGCACGCTGGGCTACTGGCGGAACCGCCGGCAGCTCCACCAGCGGGCCGAAGAGCTCATGGAAACGGTCGAATTGAGCCACCGGCTGCACCACAAGCCGCGTGAACTGTCCGGCGGCGAGATGCAGCGGGTCGCGATCGCCCGCTCGCTGATGAGCGAACCCCGCCTGCTGCTGGCCGACGAGCCGACCGGCAACCTCGACCAGAACACGGGCGAGGAGATCCTGCGGCTCTTGGAACGGCTCAACGAGGAGCAGCAGCTAACGCTGGTCCTGGTGACGCACGACCTGCGCATCGCCGACCGGGCGCATCGGGTGGTGTCGCTGGTTGACGGCCGCGTTCAGGGCGGCGGCCTGGCGGCGGCGTAGCCGGCGCCACATGCAGCCCCGCAATAGCCGGCGAGCTACGCCTCGCCGGGAGCCCCGGGGAACGCCTTCCTGACGATCGGGCCTTGCACTGGGTCCTCCGCCGAGGCGTAGCTCGCCGGCTACGCTCTGGCCCTCGCTGACGCGTCGGGTGACGGTGGGCGACTTCTTTAATGTCGCCGCCGAATTGTTGCTGAAACCGGCCACCTAGCGCGGTCTAATGAAGAGGTGTTGGTGTGCCTGCCTACCGCTGGTGTGCGAGTAGGCTGCTGCGCGCCCGTGTGGTCGTTCGCGGCGTCAGTCGGTCACCGTGTTCTTAATGCGGCCCGGTTATTGTGTCCGATCGGCGCGACGAAATCGGACAAAACCCCCGCCCTGCTGTCCAGAAGAGGTTGCCGTAATGCCTTAGTACAAAAGCACCTACAGAAAAACCAGGGGGCTATAGGCCCAGAGTTTTGTCCCCTTCGCGCGTGTTTTTGGACAAAACGAATCGGTCAAAACCCGACGGTCTCAGGCTTGCTGGTACGCCAATAGCCGGCGAGCTACGCCTCGCCGGGAGCCCCGGGGAGCGTGCTCTTGATGGTTGGGCTTTGCACCGGGTTCCCCGCCGACGCGTAGCTCGCCGGCTACTTCGAGACCACCGATAGAAGCCAAGTCGAACCGCGATTTGTCAGTGTGATCTTGCTGCTGGTTAGCTCGGCTTCGACGCACTCTTCATCGCAGCTGACCCACTCGAATGCTCCACAGACGACACGCTTCACCGTACCGCGGTTGCCGCTTACCGGCCCCTCATAATCAAGGTACGCCAACCGGTGGTCGGCAAGCTTCTCGGCAGCGACTTCATGGACGCCTTCGGCGCCGCCCCATATTGCCGGAAGTGTACTCAGCGACCACGTGAGCAGCACGCTTTCGTGCTCGAGCATCAGGTCCCAGTGAGAGCCGACGCGGTAGTCGGGCGGGCACTCGTGGCGGAGGAGGACGTAGCGGGGCATGCCTCGATCGTAACCACCGCGGGCCGGA
This genomic interval from Posidoniimonas corsicana contains the following:
- a CDS encoding ABC transporter ATP-binding protein, with product MPTSSPTLADFLPTADAQAPKPRPASTAPVLLSSHDLYRTYQKGDVKTPVLQGVDFEVRRGEFVAIVGQSGSGKSTLLHLLATLDRPDAGEVRFEGNRIDNLGGDGKNILRNRHIGMIFQAYHLVPELTAIENVLSPAMIRYSTLGYWRNRRQLHQRAEELMETVELSHRLHHKPRELSGGEMQRVAIARSLMSEPRLLLADEPTGNLDQNTGEEILRLLERLNEEQQLTLVLVTHDLRIADRAHRVVSLVDGRVQGGGLAAA
- a CDS encoding type II toxin-antitoxin system RelE/ParE family toxin: MLRRTARYTEDLHDVWAYIARDNLLAADLVIQQIEARVTPLATYPELGEQQPQFGDEVRRITIGSYLLYYEYHPDVVTVLRVLHAARRIEDLGTQ
- a CDS encoding ExbD/TolR family protein encodes the protein MRTSWRPATHSQPTLGASMTPMIDVVFLLLIFFVCTASFQPVEALLPGDLLISGAGSIDAPPEEQPQLERVVIHAKLVGDAVAWRVNEADCPTDQRLRDLLAQLAGIDSSLPVVIDPDRRVQLGRVIDGFDAARSAGFTDVKFAASVD
- a CDS encoding ExbD/TolR family protein: MLRYRRDNETVSMNMTPLIDVVFLLIIFFLVSSHLARQEQQLELDLPDAATGELSTESSARVLTLNLLPTGEVSLAGVPTPIAELTERLGREVERQPSPLEVRLRSDRTVPYGDVEPVLAACAKANVWNIRFAVREERQ
- the lysS gene encoding lysine--tRNA ligase, which translates into the protein MSQDDAPSTDPLVARRQKLAAIAELGIDPWGSRLDDHTPIGDVRSRAGEIRYAFPDGTEVDLPDFSAQDDDFNFRKWKADRNAEQDNARGEVVGPKFRVAGRVVLHRNKGKLHFIDLRDMTGDIQLMVGQKQVGDSWAVVENLDLGDLIAVDGSLVVTNTGELSIAAEKVHFLTKSLEPPPEKHHGLTDPEMRQRMRYVDLAYNDGVMQRFLNRSKIVQSVRNTLADQRFVEVEGPTLHSIAGGAAARPFTTHHNALDIDLFMRIALELHLKRLMVGGIERVYELGRVYRNEGISPKHNPEFTMLEVYQAYGDYRSMMDLTESIIVNAIKAVSTDEKPNYELPWGEESIDFTPPFARKTYDELFEQHAGVDPSNEGAVADLARKIGFDVDGRHPDVVKNEVFEEKVEDALMVPTFVIDYPASICPLTKRKADNPQVAERFELFIRGMEVANAYTELNDPDLQEELFKNQLAGLSEEDSMAKMDDDFIRALRHGMPPAGGLGIGIDRLVMLLTNSQTIRDVILFPLLRPEK
- a CDS encoding ABC transporter permease, translating into MYKLLLCWRYLRTRYIALASIISVTLGVATMIVVNAVMAGFSHEMQDRIHGILSDVVFESRNLDGAQDPEQHMARIREVAGEYIAGMSPTAHVPAAMQYYVGGQHRTQQVNLIGIDPKSYATVSDFGQYLQHPENREELDFELKEGGYDVLDHQTDDPTKVQPREDMRRAGWEHRRLMAQYRQPVVAPPSYASEKKEAAEDADAAPLPADPFANSTSSQQSVFDPAKETHTGCVPGISLCSFRNTAGVDQFFCVPGDDVTIMFPSAGQKPEPRSAKLTITDFYESKMQEYDQSFVFLPLDQMQQMRGLVDPITKVANFNSIQIRLKEGVEPAMVRDLLRNSFPEQFYVVSTWQDKQGALLAAVQMETMVLNVLLFLIIAVAGFGILAIFLMIVVEKTRDIGILKSLGASGNGVMGIFLSYGLTLGAVGAGIGVVGGLLFVDQINEIADVLGWLTGTPVFDPSVYYFYKIPAIVEPVTVASVAAGAMLIAVLASVLPAWRAASLHPVQALRWE